DNA from Halorarum salinum:
GCTCGTCGTCGGGGTCGGGCTCTTCGTCGGCGTCGGCCTGACGGCGATGGCGTTCGGCGGGGCGTTCCTCGAGTACTCCGCCGTTCCGGTCCACCACGCCAGCAAGTACGGCATCGAACTGGTCGAGTTCGGCATCGGCATCATCGTCGCCGGGACCGTCGTCGGCCTGTTCTTCGCGCTCGCGGCGGGCCACGAACTCACCGAGGAAGAGGAGGTGGCGGAGTGATCGACGCGTTGGCGGGACGGGCGTACTACGTCGCCGCGTTCCTGCTGCTCGGGATCGGCGTGTACATGATGATCGGAAACAGGAACCTCGTGAAGAAGGTGATCGGCATGAACGTGTTCCAGACGGGGATCTTCCTCTTTTTCATCTCCTCGGCGTACCTCGACGGCGGCTCGGCCCCGCTGCTCTCGCAACCTGCCCCGTACGTCAGCCCGCTGCCCCACGTGCTCATCCTGACGGCCATCGTCGTCGGGGTGAGCCTCACCGCGGTCGCGCTGGGGCTCGTCGTCCGCATCTACAACGAGTACGGCACGCTCAGTGCCGACCTCGTCGAGGAGGTGAACGGCGGTGAGTGACCTCCCCGCGATGCTGGTCGTGGTTCCCATCGTCGGCTCGCTGGTCGCGATGCTCGCGGGCGCGTTCCGCCCGCACACCGGCTGGTACGTCGCGCTCGTGACCGCCGTCGTGCAGGTCGCGATCGCGACGACGGTCGCCGTCCGGGCGTTCGTCGACGGGCCGATCAGCTACGCGGTCGGCGACTTCGAGCTCCCGTTCGGCATCGAACTCGTCGTGGACGGGCTCACGGCGTCGATGATCGTGCTCGTGGCGGTCGTCGCGCTCGGCGTGCTCGCGTACGCCCGCACGGCCGGCCCGCGGTCGAACGGGTTCTACGCGACGTACCTGCTGCTCGTCGCCGGCCTCTCGGGGATGTCGGTCACGGGCGACGTGTTCAACCTGTACGTGTTCCTCGAGATCACCGGCCTCACCGCGTACGCCCTCGTCGCGAGCGGCGAGGGCGGACGCTCCGCCGTCGCCGGGCTGAAGTACCTCATCGTCGGGACGTTCGGCGCGTCGCTGTACCTGCTCGGCGTCGGCTACGCCTACGTCGCCACGGGCACGCTGAACATGGCCGACCTCTCGACCCAACTCGCGGCGGTCGGCTACGGCTCGCCGCTGGTCCGGACGGCGTTCGTGCTCGTCGTCGTCGGGCTGTTCGTCAAGGTCGCGATGTTTCCGCTGCACACCTGGCAGCCGGAGGCGTACGCCGGCGCGCCCGACAGCGTGAGCGGGCTCATCGCGGCGCTGGTGTCGACGGTGAGCGCCTACGCGCTCGTGCGGGTCGTCCTGACGGTGTTCACCCCCGAGTTCCTGGAGGCGACGCCGCTGGCGCGCGACCTGCTCGTCGCCGTCGCGACGGTGAGCATCGTCGTCGGGAGCGGCCTCGCGGTGGCCCAGACCGAGGTGAAGCGGATGCTCGCGTACTCCTCGGTGTCGCAGTTCGGGCTGATCGTCGCCGCGCTGTCGGTGACGAACGGGACGGCGCTGGTCGGCCTCTCGGTCCACCTCGTCGGCCACGCCGTGATGAAGGGCGGGCTGTTCCTCGCGGCCGGGCTCGTCGCGACGGGCACCGGCGCGCGCACGGTCGCCGAGTACGACGGGCTGGCCGACCGGATGCCCGTCGCGGCCGGGGCGTTCGGCGTCCTCGTGCTGGCGATGGTCGGGGTGCCGCCCGCGATCGGCTTCCTCGGCAAGTGGTACATCGTCATCGGCGCCATCGAGGCCGGGGCGTGGACGCTCACGGCCGTCATCCTGCTCTCGACGCTCCTGACGCTCGCGTACTTCGCCAGGATCGTGGAGCGGATGTTCTTCCGGGACGCCCCCGGAGTGGCGTCCCACGTCGCGGCGACCGACGGCGGGCGCGCCTCGCTCGGGATGTACGCGGCAGTCGTGGGCGCGGCCCTCCTCGCAGTCGGGCTTGCCGTGGGCGTACCGTCGTTCGAACAGCTGCTCCAGCCGACCGTAGAGAACCTCCTGCAATGACCGAGATACTCTCTCTCCGACCGCTCGCAGCCGTGCTCGTCTCCGCCGTCGCCATCGGGCCGATCCTCGCCACCGGCCGGCGGCCGAACCTCAGGGAATCGTGGACCGGCGTCGCCGCGCTGGCGAAGTTCGCCGTCGTCGCGAGCATGGTTCCGGGCGTGCTCGCCGGCGACTCGTACGTGACCGACCTCGGCACGTTCCTCCCCGCCGGGGGGGAGACCGGAATCCGGTTCGCCCTCGAGGTGGACTCGCTCGGACTGCTGTTCGGACTGCTCGCCAGCGGCCTCTGGGTCGTCACGAGCTGTTACAGCGTCGGCTACATGCGCGGGCTCGACGAGGGGTCACAGACCCGCTACTTCGCGGCGTTCGCCGGCAGCCTCTCGGCGGCGATGGGCGTCGCGTTCGCGTCGAACCTCGTCGTCCTGTTCGTGTTCTACGAGCTGTTGACCGTGGCGACGTACCCGCTGGTCGCCCACGACGAGACCGACGAGGCGCGGGCGGCCGGCCGCAAGTACCTCGCGTACACCTTCGGCGGCGGCGTCGCCGTCCTCGGCGGCACCGCGCTCGTCTACTGGCTCACCGGCTCCGTCGCGTTCACGCCGGGCGGCATCGCCGGCCTCTCCGCGGCCGACCCGGCGCTCGCCCGCCTGGCGTTCGCGCTGCTGATCGCCGGCTTCGGCGTGAAGGCCGCGCTGATGCCGCTCCACTCCTGGCTCCCCGACGCGATGGTCGCGCCGACGCCCGTCTCCGCCCTGCTGCACGCGGTCGCGGTGGTGAAGAGCGGGGTGTTCGGCATCGCGCGCGTCGTCCTCGACACGTTCGGACCGGAGACGGTCGCGGACCTCGGCGCAGGACTCCCGCTCGCGGCCGTCGCGGCGTTCACGCTCCTGACCGCGAGCGTCATCGCGCTCCGGCAGGACAACCTCAAGCGCCGGCTCGCCTTCTCGACGGTGAGCCAGCTCTCGTACATCGTGCTCGGGCTGGCGGTGCTCGACCCGACGGCGCTCGTCGGCGGATTGTTGCACATCCCCGCCCACGCGTTCATGAAGATCACGCTGTTCTTCTGTGCGGGCGCCATCCACGTCGAGACCCACACCGACGACGTCTCGGAGATGGCCGGCATCGGGCGACGGATGCCGCTGACGATGGCGGCGTTCGCCGTCGCCGCGGCGGGGATGGCCGGCATCCCGCTCGTCGCCGGCTTCGTGAGCAAGTACTTCCTGCTCATCGGCTCCGTCTCGACCGGCGGGACCGTCTTCGCGCTCGCCCTGCTCGTCTCGGGCGTGCTGAACATCGCCTACTTCTGGCCGGTGGTCTACACCGCGTTCTTCGAGTCGCCGGGCGAGGACGACCCGAAGCCGATCGTCGAGGCGCCGCTCGGGGGCCGGTGGGGGGAGGTCCTGTCGGGCCCCGTCGGGGGGTCGGAGGCGACCGGCGGCACCCCCGCGGCGGACGGGAGCGGGGTCGTCGACGCCGAACCGTCCGACGGCGTCGGTGGACCCGACGAGCATGACGCGCACGAGGACCACGACGTGCACGAGGGTCACGGGGCCCGTGGCGCCCACGCCGACGGCTGGGAGCGCCGCGGCTGGACCGGCGGTGAGTCGACCTGGTTCATGCTCGGGCCGATCCTCGTCGTCGCGGCCGGGTCGATCGTGCTCGGCGTCGTCCCCGACGGCTTCGTGTTCCTGCGGGTCGTCCGCCTCGTCGTCGCGGGCGTCACGGGGGTGAGCGTCCCATGATAGACCCGCTCGTCCCGCCGTTCGTGCCGGTGCTCGCGGTCGCACTGTTGCTCCCGCTGGTCGGGCGCCGGACCGGCCACGCACTCGGCGTGCTCGCGACCGCGCTCGTGGTGCCGTACGTCTGGCTCGTGCCCGGCGGCGAGCACCTCCCGACGCTGCTGTTCGGCTTCGACGCCGTCCTGTTCAACGTGGACGGCTTCTCCCGGGTGATGGGCGTCATCTTCGGGTTCATCGGCTCCGTCGCGGTGCTGTACTCGTGGGCCAGCGACGCCGACGCGGTCCAGACCGCGTTCGCGCTCGGCTACGTCGGCACCAGCCTCGGGGCGGTGTTCGGCGGCGACTGGCTCACCCTGATCTTCTTCTGGGAACTGATGGCCGTCACGAGCACGCTGCTCGTGTGGCACTACGGCGGCCGCGCGGTCCGCGCCGGCTTCCGGTACGCGCTGTTCCACGGCATCGGCGGGACGCTGCTGCTGGGCGCGGTCGTCTGGCACTACGCGGAGGCGGGGACGTTCCTGTTCACGGGGGCGGGGATGGCGGGCGTCGTCGCGCCCGTCCTCGCGGCGGTCGGCATCGGCGTCAACGTGGGGTTCGTCGGCCTCCACGCGTGGCTGCCGGACACGTACCCGCGCCCGCACGTCGCCGCGAGCGTCTTCCTCTGCGTGTACACGACCAAGACCGGCGTGTACGGCATGTTCCGGGCGTTCCCGGACGGCGAGCTCGCGATCGCGTACATGGGCGGGCTGATGGCGGTGTTCGGCGCGTCGATGGCGCTGCTCCAGGGCGACATGCGCCGCCTGCTCTCGTATCACATCCAGTCGCAGGTCGGGTACATGATCGCCGGCGTCGGCCTCGGCGGCGCGCTGGCCACCGCTGGCGCGTTCGGCCACGTGTTCAACCACATCCTCTACAAGAGCCTGCTGTTCATGACCGTCGGCGTCGTCATCTACCGGACCGGCGAGGAGCACCTCGACGACCTCGGGGGGCTGGCCGGAAAGCTCCCCGTCACCGCGGGGGCGTTCCT
Protein-coding regions in this window:
- a CDS encoding cation:proton antiporter — translated: MTEILSLRPLAAVLVSAVAIGPILATGRRPNLRESWTGVAALAKFAVVASMVPGVLAGDSYVTDLGTFLPAGGETGIRFALEVDSLGLLFGLLASGLWVVTSCYSVGYMRGLDEGSQTRYFAAFAGSLSAAMGVAFASNLVVLFVFYELLTVATYPLVAHDETDEARAAGRKYLAYTFGGGVAVLGGTALVYWLTGSVAFTPGGIAGLSAADPALARLAFALLIAGFGVKAALMPLHSWLPDAMVAPTPVSALLHAVAVVKSGVFGIARVVLDTFGPETVADLGAGLPLAAVAAFTLLTASVIALRQDNLKRRLAFSTVSQLSYIVLGLAVLDPTALVGGLLHIPAHAFMKITLFFCAGAIHVETHTDDVSEMAGIGRRMPLTMAAFAVAAAGMAGIPLVAGFVSKYFLLIGSVSTGGTVFALALLVSGVLNIAYFWPVVYTAFFESPGEDDPKPIVEAPLGGRWGEVLSGPVGGSEATGGTPAADGSGVVDAEPSDGVGGPDEHDAHEDHDVHEGHGARGAHADGWERRGWTGGESTWFMLGPILVVAAGSIVLGVVPDGFVFLRVVRLVVAGVTGVSVP
- a CDS encoding proton-conducting transporter transmembrane domain-containing protein, with the translated sequence MSDLPAMLVVVPIVGSLVAMLAGAFRPHTGWYVALVTAVVQVAIATTVAVRAFVDGPISYAVGDFELPFGIELVVDGLTASMIVLVAVVALGVLAYARTAGPRSNGFYATYLLLVAGLSGMSVTGDVFNLYVFLEITGLTAYALVASGEGGRSAVAGLKYLIVGTFGASLYLLGVGYAYVATGTLNMADLSTQLAAVGYGSPLVRTAFVLVVVGLFVKVAMFPLHTWQPEAYAGAPDSVSGLIAALVSTVSAYALVRVVLTVFTPEFLEATPLARDLLVAVATVSIVVGSGLAVAQTEVKRMLAYSSVSQFGLIVAALSVTNGTALVGLSVHLVGHAVMKGGLFLAAGLVATGTGARTVAEYDGLADRMPVAAGAFGVLVLAMVGVPPAIGFLGKWYIVIGAIEAGAWTLTAVILLSTLLTLAYFARIVERMFFRDAPGVASHVAATDGGRASLGMYAAVVGAALLAVGLAVGVPSFEQLLQPTVENLLQ
- a CDS encoding cation:proton antiporter subunit C, whose translation is MIDALAGRAYYVAAFLLLGIGVYMMIGNRNLVKKVIGMNVFQTGIFLFFISSAYLDGGSAPLLSQPAPYVSPLPHVLILTAIVVGVSLTAVALGLVVRIYNEYGTLSADLVEEVNGGE
- a CDS encoding Na(+)/H(+) antiporter subunit D → MIDPLVPPFVPVLAVALLLPLVGRRTGHALGVLATALVVPYVWLVPGGEHLPTLLFGFDAVLFNVDGFSRVMGVIFGFIGSVAVLYSWASDADAVQTAFALGYVGTSLGAVFGGDWLTLIFFWELMAVTSTLLVWHYGGRAVRAGFRYALFHGIGGTLLLGAVVWHYAEAGTFLFTGAGMAGVVAPVLAAVGIGVNVGFVGLHAWLPDTYPRPHVAASVFLCVYTTKTGVYGMFRAFPDGELAIAYMGGLMAVFGASMALLQGDMRRLLSYHIQSQVGYMIAGVGLGGALATAGAFGHVFNHILYKSLLFMTVGVVIYRTGEEHLDDLGGLAGKLPVTAGAFLVAALSIAGFPGFNGFVSKGMVIAAAHEEHLDVLWYLLLAGGVGTFLSFIKLGYYVFLHGEYEGDVEVANRGQQVAMVSVAALCVLYGLYPSALYALLPGADSLEYTAYTLGHVEEGLILAALGVVGFAVLKKPLNRIGKVPDVDSLYNPLALYGTRALVVGVTELYAAVDGAVVAFTSAVSRSVRDPETLVDRLGAGGRGSAEATDDSDGATGDLRAGVGTSILLVAVMVVLALLVVL